The Theropithecus gelada isolate Dixy chromosome X, Tgel_1.0, whole genome shotgun sequence genome includes a window with the following:
- the MAGEE1 gene encoding melanoma-associated antigen E1 has translation MSLVSQNSRRRRRRVAKATAHNSSWDEMQAPNAPGFPADMPGSDVPQGPSDSQILQGLCASEGPSTSVLPTSAEGPSTFVPPTISEVSSASGQPTVSEGPGTSLLATPSEGLSTSGPPTISKGLCTSVTLAASEGRNTSRPPTSSEEPSTSVPATPGEGTSTSVPPTASEGPSTSVVPTPDEGPSTSVQSTAGEGPSTSVPLTATEGLSTSVPDTPDEGLSTSVPPTATEGLSTPVPPTPDEGPSTSMPATPGEGRSTSMLPAASDGQSISLVPTPGKGSSTSGPPTATEGLSTSVQPTAGEGQSTSVPPTPCGGMSTSVPPTPSEGLSTSVPPTATEGLSTSVPPTPGEGPSTSVLPTPGEGRSTSVPPTASVGSDTSVPPTPGEGPSTLVQPTASDRPGSSVLPNPGEGPSTLFSCSASVDRNPSKCSIVLPSPRVTKASVDSDSEGPKGAEGPIEFEVLRDCESPNSITIMGLSTSRVAITLKPQDPMEQNVAELLQFLLVKDQSKYPIRESEMREYIVKEYRNQFPEILRRAAAHLECIFRFELRELDPEAHTYILLNKLGPVPFEGLEESPNGPKMGLLMMILGQIFLNGNQAKEAEIWEMLWRMGVQRERRLSIFGNPKRLLSVEFVWQRYLDYRPVTDCKPVEYEFFWGPRSHLETTKMKILKFMAKIYNKDPMDWPEQYNEALEEDAARAFAEGWQALPHFRRPFFEEAAAEVASPDSEVSSYSSKYAPHSWPESRLESKARKLVQLFLLMDSTKLPIPKKGILYYIGRECSKVFPDLLNRAARTLNHVYGTELVVLDPRNHSYTLYNRREMEETEEIVDSPNRPGNNFLMQVLSFIFIMGNHARESAVWAFLRGLGVQSGRKHVITCRYLSQRYIDSLRVPDSDPVQYEFVWGPRARLETSKMKALRYVARIHRKEPQDWPQQYREAMEDEANRADVGHRQFFVHNFR, from the coding sequence ATGTCTCTGGTAAGCCAGAAttcgcgccgccgccgccgccgcgttGCAAAGGCCACTGCGCACAACAGCAGCTGGGACGAAATGCAGGCCCCTAATGCCCCCGGTTTCCCCGCTGATATGCCAGGCTCAGACGTCCCCCAGGGTCCCAGCGATTCCCAGATCCTTCAGGGCCTCTGTGCCTCTGAGGGCCCAAGCACCTCCGTTCTGCCCACCTCCGCTGAGGGCCCAAGCACCTTTGTGCCGCCCACCATCTCTGAGGTCTCAAGCGCCTCTGGGCAGCCCACCGTCTCTGAGGGACCTGGCACCTCCCTGCTGGCCACCCCCAGTGAGGGCCTAAGCACCTCCGGGCCTCCCACCATCTCTAAGGGGCTGTGCACCTCTGTGACGCTTGCCGCCTCTGAGGGCCGGAACACCTCCAGGCCGCCCACTTCCTCTGAGGAACCGAGCACCTCCGTGCCGGCCACCCCTGGTGAGGGAACGAGCACCTCCGTGCCGCCCACAGCCTCTGAGGGACCAAGCACCTCCGTGGTGCCCACCCCTGATGAGGGACCGAGCACCTCCGTGCAGTCCACCGCTGGTGAGGGACCGAGCACCTCCGTGCCGCTCACCGCCACTGAGGGCCTGAGCACCTCCGTGCCGGACACTCCTGATGAGGGACTGAGCACCTCCGTGCCGCCCACCGCCACTGAGGGTCTGAGCACCCCCGTGCCGCCCACCCCTGATGAGGGACCGAGCACCTCCATGCCGGCCACTCCTGGTGAGGGACGGAGCACCTCCATGCTGCCCGCCGCCTCTGACGGACAAAGCATCTCCTTGGTGCCCACCCCCGGTAAGGGATCAAGCACCTCCGGGCCACCCACCGCCACCGAGGGCCTGAGCACCTCCGTGCAGCCCACTGCTGGTGAGGGACAGAGTACCTCCGTGCCGCCCACCCCTTGTGGGGGAATGAGCACCTCCGTGCCGCCCACCCCTAGCGAGGGACTGAGCACCTCTGTGCCTCCCACCGCCACTGAGGGCTTGAGCACCTCCGTGCCGCCCACTCCCGGTGAGGGACCAAGCACTTCTGTACTGCCAACCCCCGGTGAGGGACGGAGCACCTCTGTGCCGCCCACTGCCTCTGTTGGATCGGACACCTCCGTGCCGCCCACTCCTGGTGAGGGCCCAAGCACCTTAGTGCAGCCCACTGCCTCTGACAGACCGGGAAGCTCCGTGCTGCCCAACCCTGGTGAGGGCCCGAGCACCTTGTTTAGCTGTAGTGCTTCTGTGGACCGGAACCCCTCCAAGTGTTCCATTGTTTTGCCAAGCCCTAGGGTAACCAAGGCCTCCGTGGACTCGGACTCTGAGGGTCCTAAGGGTGCAGAAGGCCCTATAGAATTCGAGGTCCTGAGAGACTGTGAGAGCCCCAACTCCATTACTATTATGGGCCTCAGTACTTCCCGGGTTGCAATTACCTTGAAGCCCCAGGACCCTATGGAACAGAATGTAGCTGAGCTGTTGCAGTTCCTGCTGGTGAAGGATCAGAGCAAGTACCCTATCCGGGAGTCTGAAATGCGGGAATATATTGTTAAAGAATATCGCAACCAGTTTCCTGAGATACTCAGGCGAGCAGCAGCCCACCTGGAGTGCATTTTTCGGTTTGAATTGAGAGAACTTGACCCTGAGGCACATACCTACATTCTGTTAAACAAACTGGGACCTGTGCCCTTTGAAGGGTTAGAAGAGAGCCCAAATGGGCCAAAGATGGGCCTCCTGATGATGATTCTAGGCCAAATATTCCTGAATGGCAACCAAGCCAAAGAGGCTGAGATTTGGGAAATGCTCTGGAGGATGGGGGTGCAGCGGGAAAGGAGGCTTTCCATTTTTGGGAACCCAAAGAGACTTCTGTCTGTGGAGTTTGTATGGCAGCGTTACTTAGACTACAGACCAGTAACTGACTGTAAACCAGTGGAGTATGAGTTTTTCTGGGGCCCAAGATCCCACCTAGAAACCACCAAGATGAAAATTCTGAAGTTCATGgctaaaatatataacaaagatCCTATGGATTGGCCAGAGCAATACAATGAAGCTCTGGAAGAAGATGCTGCCAGAGCCTTTGCTGAGGGTTGGCAGGCTCTCCCTCACTTTAGGAGGCCCTTTTTTGAGGAAGCTGCTGCAGAGGTAGCATCCCCTGATTCCGAGGTTTCCAGCTATTCCTCAAAATATGCCCCACATTCATGGCCTGAGTCAAGATTGGAGAGCAAGGCAAGGAAGTTGGTGCAGTTATTTCTGCTTATGGATTCAACTAAGCTGCCTATACCAAAGAAAGGAATTCTGTACTACATTGGCCGAGAGTGCAGCAAAGTGTTCCCTGACCTCCTGAATCGTGCTGCCCGCACCCTGAACCATGTCTATGGGACAGAACTAGTGGTACTTGATCCCAGGAATCACTCCTATACCCTGTACAACCGAAGAGAGATGGAAGAAACTGAGGAGATCGTAGACAGTCCAAACAGGCCTGGCAACAACTTTTTGATGCAGGTCCTAAGCTTCATCTTTATCATGGGCAACCATGCCAGGGAGTCTGCAGTCTGGGCCTTTCTGCGGGGCTTAGGGGTTCAATCTGGGAGAAAGCACGTGATTACCTGCCGATACTTGAGTCAGCGCTATATAGACAGTTTACGGGTTCCTGACAGTGATCCAGTGCAATATGAGTTTGTATGGGGTCCTAGAGCCCGTCTGGAAACCTCCAAGATGAAAGCCTTGCGATATGTGGCCAGAATCCACAGAAAGGAACCACAGGACTGGCCACAGCAGTACAGGGAGGCAATGGAAGATGAGGCCAATAGAGCTGATGTTGGGCACAGGCAATTCTTTGTTCACAACTTCAGGTAG